A window from Shewanella livingstonensis encodes these proteins:
- a CDS encoding DUF411 domain-containing protein has translation MSALYRNTISFFRVIGTMFILQIMGGILPANAAEPDTTAPLLTVYKDANCGCCEKWLTHISERGFSVDAYNINNLYEFKLSKGIPASMQSCHTAVSSQGYVFEGHIPAIFISRFLATPPKDAIGLTVPAMPVGSPGMEYQDKFMPYQVLLLKTDGSSQVYAQVNSLEESVQ, from the coding sequence ATGTCTGCCCTATATCGCAATACTATTAGTTTTTTTCGTGTCATAGGTACTATGTTTATTCTGCAAATTATGGGAGGGATATTACCTGCCAATGCAGCAGAGCCCGACACTACGGCGCCATTACTCACTGTTTATAAAGATGCCAATTGTGGTTGCTGTGAGAAATGGCTTACTCATATTAGTGAGCGTGGATTTAGTGTTGATGCCTACAATATTAACAACCTTTATGAGTTTAAACTGTCAAAGGGTATTCCTGCTTCAATGCAATCTTGCCATACCGCAGTGTCATCTCAAGGTTATGTGTTTGAAGGGCATATCCCTGCAATATTCATTAGTCGTTTTTTAGCAACACCCCCTAAAGATGCTATCGGCCTAACCGTACCCGCTATGCCTGTGGGCAGCCCTGGTATGGAGTACCAGGATAAATTTATGCCATACCAAGTATTACTGTTGAAAACAGATGGCAGTAGCCAGGTTTATGCCCAAGTAAACTCGCTTGAGGAGTCAGTGCAATGA